CGTACACCTGATTAGCCAGTCGCAGACGACTGTCGTACATGGTGAGGAGAAAGCCCTCGATCTCCAGTGCTGGGTTGAGCCGGCTCTTAATGATACGTATCGTGTTGAGAAGCTTAGAGATACCCTCCAGTGCAAAGTACTCGCACTGCACGGGAATGATCACCGCATGGCTAGCGACCAAAGCATTGACCGTGATGATGCCGAGCGAGGGCGAGCAGTCAATGAGAATGTAGTCATACTGATCCACGACAGGGCGTAGCATCTCTCGCATCACGGTCTCGCGGTCCTTGAGCTGGAGCATCTCTATCTCCGCTCCGACGAGGTCAATGTGAGAGGGGAGTATGAAGAGATTGTCCACATGCGTGGGGCGCACCACCTTGTCGAGCGGTAGTCCACCTATGAGACACTCGTAGATAGTCTCGCTGAGGGTCGTGGAGTTGACGCCCAGTCCCGACGAAGCGTTTGCCTGCGGGTCGGCATCGACGACGAGCACCTTCTTCTCGAGTACAGCCAGAGAGGCTGCGAGGTTGATCGTAGTGGTTGTTTTGCCGACTCCACCCTTCTGATTAGCAAGAGAGATGATTCTACCCATGATACATATCAGTCATAAATAACGCGTCAAAGCTACTGAATAATCTAGACATAGACGCTTAACTGTTGATAACTTAACACCCGTAAGATCTTGGCAAAGCGAGTCGCAGAGCGGTTTGTAGAGGTTCCGATGCGAGCAGCGAAATGTAAGGACGCACTGGGAGTGTCTAGCGGGAGGGCGTCCGTTGTGTCCGTTAGCTGTTGGCTTTTAGCTGTTGGCTTTTGGCTGTTAGCTTTTGGCTGTTAGCTGTTAGCTGTTGGCTTTTGTTACTACGCCTTGTAGGGGCGGACCTATGTGTCCGCCCGTTCCAGTTAAAATCACGACGCTGTAACCTTTGATACAACGGACGCACAGAGACGACGTGCGGATGACGGGGACGGGCGGACACATAGGTCCGCCCCTACAAAGGGCTACTCGTATCGCGCTGTTTGTGTGATGGATACGAGTTCCAAAAGTTGTTCCTCGTTTGGAACTAAAAAGTTCCAAGGGAGGAACTCTTTAGTTCCAGCAGAGGAACTTTTTAGTTCCAACGGAGGAACTTTTCGGTTCCTAGGTAGGAATTTGGAAGTCCCTACGGAGGATTCTGGATTTCCTACGGAGGAAAATTAAATTTCCAGCGTTGGAAAAGAAAGTTTCCAGCGTTGGAAATTTATTTTTCCAAGGGTGGAAACTTTTTGGAAAGTTGATCGGCGACATCCTCGCCACAGGGGGAGCTTTCAGAAAGCTCTATAAGCAAGTAGCCCCACTCGGTGCGAACCAAGCGGGGCTACTATGAGCCTGTTGCATAAAGTCAACAGGCTCACTAGGTGTGTTAGATTTTTATGGTAAGACTAGAGCGAGGTGCTCAGGTCTAGTGGTGTGGCGCTATTACTCGATAGAGATGGTGCGACGAGCCTTCTGCTGCTCCTCCTTGTGGTGGCGCTCCATCGTGATGACTAGATCGTGTTATAGTTTGATAGTTTTGTTATCTACTTGGAGGATATAGTGAGCTATATCTAAGGTGGTCGGCAGTGTTAAGGTTGTACTGCCTAGAGCCTCTTCAGAAATAAGTAACTCTCCTGATAAGCTATGCAGTCGGATCTGATGCTTAGTTACATCTTGGAATGTAATCTGTAGGTAAGATGGTGAAAGCAAGGTTATGTCAAAGCCAAGAGCCTCTATAGTGGGACGTGAAAGGGAAGTAATATTCAAATCCTGTCTGATAGATAGGGGAAGAGATTGGAATACTTTGTCGTCTTCAGTGCGTAAGTATAAGGTGATGTAAATATCATCAGGCTCGTTTCTGCACAGCTTACGATGGAGTTTGACTTCATACATAAAGACTCCCGATTCTATCTCTTCTTCTTCTGACAAGAATGTTTCTATGATTTCTCCCTTGTAGATGTAATCTTGTCGTACTTGATAGCTTGTTTGTGTTTTCCTACAACTC
The sequence above is a segment of the Porphyromonas vaginalis genome. Coding sequences within it:
- a CDS encoding ParA family protein → MGRIISLANQKGGVGKTTTTINLAASLAVLEKKVLVVDADPQANASSGLGVNSTTLSETIYECLIGGLPLDKVVRPTHVDNLFILPSHIDLVGAEIEMLQLKDRETVMREMLRPVVDQYDYILIDCSPSLGIITVNALVASHAVIIPVQCEYFALEGISKLLNTIRIIKSRLNPALEIEGFLLTMYDSRLRLANQVYDEVKEHFGQLVFDTVIQRNVKLSEAPSHGLPALLYDADSKGAINHLQLAEELIRRTAQRAAL